One region of Termitidicoccus mucosus genomic DNA includes:
- a CDS encoding imelysin family protein, with amino-acid sequence MSAAGRGIFLLAGILSTLLGGISHALPTESDVLSALVSEGVQPSWTQVADTAGRLEASVRVVCENPTAETLGQARAAWRDAYLAWRRAAPFLFGPADKLERRIGRWAVNGVVLDAAVDAPDLAYLLKQTDQRGYAAAEYLLFTPADAAAVTAAGRGAHLRDVTEEITRLTARAKLDWEERFAHEFTSAGDGNPFLLPADALSRVVSELLNIIERMLRDRIGMPSGFFERTAVKPESLEAWRSGNAKEGFQATLDGIRQAVTGGGDASLANLVATKDGLVEARNPALANDITNQINRIEKTIAGLGGDDLRLEAELPKKLSQMKRLYKQLQKLQDQLVEASLVLELDVHGGNAQALPGGSE; translated from the coding sequence ATGAGCGCCGCCGGAAGAGGCATTTTCTTGCTGGCAGGCATCTTGTCCACGTTGTTGGGCGGAATTTCCCATGCCCTGCCCACTGAATCGGATGTGCTTTCGGCACTGGTGAGCGAAGGCGTGCAACCGAGTTGGACCCAAGTCGCGGATACGGCGGGCCGCTTGGAGGCCAGCGTGCGGGTGGTATGCGAAAATCCGACTGCCGAAACCTTGGGGCAGGCACGCGCCGCGTGGCGGGATGCCTATCTGGCGTGGCGTCGCGCGGCGCCGTTTCTGTTTGGGCCTGCCGACAAGCTGGAGCGCCGCATCGGCAGGTGGGCGGTAAACGGAGTGGTGCTGGATGCCGCAGTGGATGCCCCGGATCTCGCTTATCTGCTCAAGCAAACCGACCAGCGCGGATATGCGGCCGCGGAATATCTGCTGTTTACCCCGGCGGATGCCGCCGCCGTCACCGCCGCGGGCCGTGGCGCGCATCTGCGGGATGTGACGGAAGAGATCACCCGGCTTACGGCCCGCGCAAAGCTCGACTGGGAAGAGCGGTTTGCCCACGAATTCACGTCCGCAGGCGACGGCAACCCGTTTCTCCTCCCCGCCGACGCCCTGAGCCGGGTCGTTTCCGAGCTCCTGAATATCATCGAGCGGATGCTGCGGGACCGCATCGGCATGCCCAGCGGTTTCTTTGAACGGACGGCAGTCAAACCCGAGAGCCTGGAAGCCTGGCGCAGCGGGAACGCCAAGGAAGGGTTTCAGGCTACCTTGGACGGGATTCGTCAGGCCGTGACAGGCGGCGGCGATGCCAGTCTTGCCAACCTGGTCGCCACCAAGGACGGCCTGGTTGAAGCCCGAAACCCGGCCTTGGCCAACGATATTACCAATCAAATAAACAGGATCGAAAAGACCATCGCCGGCCTGGGAGGCGATGATCTCAGGCTGGAGGCCGAGCTGCCGAAGAAGCTTTCCCAAATGAAGCGATTATACAAGCAACTGCAAAAATTGCAGGATCAACTGGTCGAGGCCTCCTTGGTGCTCGAACTGGATGTGCATGGAGGCAATGCGCAAGCGCTTCCCGGCGGCTCCGAATGA
- a CDS encoding TonB-dependent receptor family protein yields the protein MPSVHLRPLLAFSYRCRLHLSAFALGVAGMFLPGAATAQEPPIELPGLRVEGSRPEILRAAQALAAVPGGTGLVDAEALRIGRLNTPADLFQLQPGVLVLTAFGGIDHPRLSIRGASIQRGGDPGGGRGILFLQDGFPVNFSDGSFDFVEFLDPAALDHAAIFRGGNAFTLGATTLGGAVNLVSPTGIDGPRLARVEAGAHDYFRAQLSLSATDGPRDVFFTLTGFSLDGWRDYNHQESARAALNFGWRFANGWTNRVYLSAMRSRVEITGVQTLEEIAAGSTAANAFTKLTQTGRDTKQYRIGDRLTRQFANNSTLSIGAHLAYVTYGFIQGPNITFANNTDGGADASWTLRGEILSRPSTLTLGLRAQLGRRDQHTHPNLFGAGSPGTPGPMAARNRLVAENVTVWLDHQFALGHGFTLVTALSAARANRINDNLLDTLSGSADSEGAAALLSRLGVRYERKNFQWFANVTRNWEPLTWDAMLTTLAPRPRSAQHGITAETGVRGTAGPLVYEITGYRTWLRNELLVCTDAVGAPTQFGNADRTIHQGIEAAASIDLLRIAGLDANARGHSLLLRAAHTWSDFYFDGDPVWGSKDLPVMPPHLLQAALQYRHASGWHGGVSLTWQPRGGWADYANTRRAPGYAVVGLSAGYAPKKGAGFFLDLRNVFDRRYVSGINSGIGNFSALPPASGDRARFFAGEPMSLFGGVEWKW from the coding sequence ATGCCATCCGTCCACCTCCGCCCGCTTCTTGCTTTTTCATACCGATGCCGCCTGCATCTCTCTGCATTCGCCCTGGGCGTCGCAGGCATGTTTTTACCCGGCGCCGCAACGGCGCAGGAGCCGCCCATAGAACTGCCGGGATTGCGTGTGGAGGGTTCCCGCCCTGAAATCCTCCGCGCCGCGCAGGCGCTGGCGGCGGTGCCCGGCGGCACGGGGTTGGTGGATGCCGAGGCGTTGCGCATCGGGCGGCTCAACACGCCCGCCGACCTCTTCCAGCTCCAGCCCGGCGTGCTCGTGCTGACGGCGTTCGGCGGCATCGACCACCCGCGCCTGAGCATCCGGGGGGCGAGCATCCAGCGCGGCGGCGACCCCGGCGGCGGGCGCGGCATCCTGTTTTTACAGGACGGCTTTCCGGTCAACTTCAGCGACGGCAGCTTCGACTTCGTGGAATTTCTCGACCCGGCGGCGCTCGACCACGCCGCCATCTTTCGCGGCGGAAACGCGTTCACGCTCGGCGCCACGACCCTCGGCGGCGCGGTGAACCTCGTGTCGCCCACCGGCATCGACGGCCCGCGCCTGGCGCGCGTCGAGGCGGGGGCGCACGACTATTTCCGCGCGCAGCTTTCGCTCTCCGCGACGGACGGCCCGCGCGACGTTTTTTTCACGTTGACCGGCTTCTCACTCGACGGCTGGCGCGACTACAACCACCAGGAGTCCGCGCGTGCCGCGCTCAATTTCGGCTGGCGTTTCGCCAACGGCTGGACGAACCGCGTTTACCTCTCGGCCATGCGCAGCCGCGTCGAAATCACCGGCGTGCAGACGCTCGAGGAAATCGCCGCCGGCAGCACCGCCGCGAACGCCTTCACCAAGCTCACCCAGACCGGGCGCGACACCAAACAATACCGCATCGGCGACCGCCTCACACGCCAGTTCGCGAATAACAGCACGCTCAGCATCGGCGCGCACCTCGCCTATGTGACCTACGGGTTTATACAGGGCCCGAACATCACTTTTGCCAACAACACCGACGGCGGCGCGGACGCCTCGTGGACCTTGCGCGGCGAAATCCTCTCGCGGCCAAGCACCCTCACGCTCGGCCTGCGCGCGCAACTCGGGCGGCGCGACCAGCACACGCACCCCAATCTCTTCGGCGCCGGCTCCCCCGGCACCCCCGGCCCGATGGCCGCGCGCAACCGCCTTGTGGCCGAAAACGTCACCGTCTGGCTTGACCACCAGTTCGCGCTCGGGCACGGCTTCACGCTCGTCACCGCCCTTTCCGCCGCCCGCGCCAACCGCATCAACGACAACCTGCTCGACACCCTTTCCGGCAGCGCGGACAGCGAAGGCGCCGCCGCGCTCCTCTCGCGCCTGGGCGTGCGCTACGAGCGGAAAAATTTCCAGTGGTTCGCCAACGTCACGCGTAACTGGGAGCCGCTCACCTGGGATGCCATGCTCACCACCCTCGCGCCTCGCCCCCGCTCCGCCCAGCACGGCATCACCGCCGAGACCGGCGTGCGCGGCACGGCCGGCCCGCTGGTATATGAGATTACCGGATATAGAACATGGTTGCGAAACGAACTGCTCGTGTGCACGGACGCCGTCGGCGCGCCCACGCAATTCGGCAACGCCGACCGTACCATCCACCAAGGCATCGAGGCGGCCGCGTCCATCGACCTGCTGCGCATCGCCGGCCTGGACGCGAACGCGCGCGGCCATTCCCTGCTTCTGCGCGCCGCCCACACGTGGAGCGATTTTTATTTCGACGGCGATCCCGTCTGGGGGAGCAAGGACCTGCCCGTCATGCCGCCGCACCTGCTGCAAGCCGCGCTGCAATACCGCCACGCGTCCGGCTGGCACGGCGGCGTCTCCCTCACGTGGCAGCCGCGCGGCGGCTGGGCCGATTACGCGAACACGCGGCGCGCGCCGGGTTACGCCGTCGTGGGGTTGAGCGCAGGCTACGCGCCGAAAAAAGGCGCGGGCTTCTTTCTCGACCTGCGCAATGTCTTCGACCGCCGCTATGTCAGCGGCATCAATTCCGGCATAGGTAACTTTTCCGCCCTTCCCCCCGCCTCCGGGGACCGTGCCCGCTTTTTCGCCGGCGAACCGATGTCGCTCTTCGGCGGCGTGGAATGGAAATGGTGA
- a CDS encoding peptidoglycan-binding protein, translating to MRLTPRLLLAWGLGFAPVAARAWQSGLVSTGTDGRLVYAADAQGNRIPDFSHAGYHGGGVPIPDVPVVARRAPAGGDNTARIQAALDEIAAMPPGADGWRGALLLAPGVYEVRGTLRLAADGIVLAGAGMDADPGQNTILRRTGTSTEPVVLAGGRAAGKPFAAEVRGTRSDIVTPRVTVGSSSFEVADASKFRVGDAVLVVQPSTEAWIKSVNAGDAFPDRAAGRTAVWKPGEIDIRYHRYITAVEGNRLTLDAPVFDHLDRARAQSYVAKFNDTGTVRHVGVENLFIDVETESATSENHAADCIRFQQSENCWVRRVTARHFWHSGVQFGGGSTRATVESCRALEPRGIATGGRFYNFGTAGAQLVLFRDCLATKARHAFICNGASLDSGIVFLACVSEGAIASSEGHRRWSQGVLFDNFIARKPDTKIVLGLYNRGRYGTAHGWGLAHSVAWRCAAGGARICVQRPPHAQNYAIGCSGDVSGEGPFKAPAGHIEGVNKTGLDPASLYLAQLNERLSRQ from the coding sequence ATGCGCCTGACTCCCCGCCTGTTGCTTGCCTGGGGGCTCGGGTTCGCGCCGGTCGCGGCGCGCGCGTGGCAGTCGGGGCTCGTCTCGACCGGGACCGACGGACGGCTTGTTTACGCGGCGGACGCGCAGGGCAACCGCATTCCCGATTTCAGCCACGCCGGTTATCATGGCGGCGGGGTGCCGATTCCCGACGTGCCCGTCGTCGCGCGGCGCGCACCCGCCGGCGGGGACAATACCGCGCGCATCCAGGCCGCGCTCGACGAAATCGCCGCGATGCCGCCCGGTGCGGACGGCTGGCGCGGGGCGTTGCTGCTCGCGCCGGGCGTTTATGAAGTGCGCGGCACGCTGCGCCTCGCGGCGGACGGTATCGTGCTGGCGGGCGCAGGCATGGACGCGGATCCCGGGCAAAACACCATCCTGCGCCGCACTGGCACGTCCACGGAGCCGGTCGTCCTCGCGGGCGGCAGGGCGGCGGGCAAACCTTTCGCCGCCGAGGTGCGCGGCACGCGCAGCGACATCGTCACGCCGCGGGTCACGGTCGGCTCCAGTTCCTTCGAGGTGGCGGACGCCTCGAAGTTTCGCGTCGGCGACGCCGTGCTCGTCGTGCAGCCATCCACCGAGGCATGGATAAAATCGGTCAATGCCGGCGATGCCTTCCCCGACCGCGCCGCCGGGCGCACGGCCGTGTGGAAGCCGGGGGAAATCGACATCCGCTATCACCGCTATATCACCGCCGTCGAGGGCAACCGGCTCACCCTCGATGCGCCGGTGTTCGATCATCTCGACCGCGCGCGCGCGCAGAGTTACGTGGCGAAATTCAACGATACCGGGACCGTGCGGCATGTCGGGGTCGAAAATCTCTTCATCGACGTGGAGACGGAAAGCGCGACCTCGGAAAACCACGCGGCGGACTGCATCCGGTTTCAGCAGTCGGAAAATTGCTGGGTGCGCCGCGTGACCGCGCGCCACTTCTGGCACTCGGGCGTGCAATTCGGCGGCGGCAGCACGCGCGCCACGGTCGAGTCTTGCCGCGCGCTCGAGCCGCGCGGCATCGCGACCGGCGGGCGTTTTTATAATTTCGGCACGGCGGGCGCGCAGCTCGTTCTTTTTCGCGACTGCCTGGCGACCAAGGCTCGCCATGCCTTCATCTGCAACGGCGCCAGCCTCGACTCCGGCATCGTTTTTCTGGCTTGCGTGAGCGAGGGGGCGATCGCGTCGTCCGAGGGGCACCGGCGCTGGTCGCAGGGCGTGCTGTTCGACAACTTCATCGCGCGCAAGCCGGACACCAAAATCGTGCTCGGCCTCTATAATCGCGGCCGTTACGGCACGGCGCACGGCTGGGGGCTGGCCCACTCGGTTGCGTGGCGCTGCGCGGCGGGCGGCGCGCGCATCTGCGTGCAGCGCCCGCCGCACGCGCAAAACTACGCCATCGGCTGCTCGGGGGATGTTTCCGGAGAAGGGCCGTTCAAGGCGCCCGCCGGGCACATCGAGGGCGTGAACAAAACCGGCCTCGACCCGGCCTCGCTTTATCTCGCGCAACTGAATGAACGGCTGTCGCGCCAATAA
- a CDS encoding glycoside hydrolase family 88 protein → MTHSSISFHRPPAPRSGALAGAALFVLSVAAISGEPAGGPDMARLIAENFDFAARQYSVLLDEAEKTPDQFPRTFEDGKLLTSKLKTWTVGFFPGSLWLIREGTGDAKWNAPADRWTRRLDGLRHHAGTHDLGFMLYCAYGTGLRAARGAVDEKEYKAVLLDGAQALASRFNPAVGSLRSWDREMWAFPVIIDNMMNLEFLCWATAESGNPRYRDIAIAHAHKTLANHFRADGSSYHLVTYNPVSGAPELKRTWQGYGSESAWSRGQAWALYGYTMMWRETRNPLYLDQAKRIAEFIVTHARLPEDKVPYWDFDAPGIPDTPRDSSAAAIMASAFIELADHVEPFFARRYAETARRQLVSLSSPAYRAKLGENGGFLLMHGTGHYPHGIEVDRPLSYGDYYFLEALLRYRARLGKTR, encoded by the coding sequence ATGACCCATTCCAGTATATCGTTCCACCGTCCGCCCGCGCCACGCTCCGGCGCGCTGGCCGGCGCGGCGTTGTTCGTGTTGTCCGTCGCGGCCATTTCGGGCGAGCCCGCGGGCGGGCCGGACATGGCGCGCCTGATCGCCGAAAACTTCGACTTCGCCGCGCGCCAATACAGCGTGCTGCTGGACGAGGCCGAAAAAACGCCGGACCAGTTTCCCCGCACTTTTGAGGACGGAAAGCTGCTCACCTCGAAGCTCAAGACCTGGACCGTGGGTTTTTTCCCCGGCTCGCTCTGGCTGATCCGCGAGGGCACGGGCGACGCGAAATGGAACGCCCCCGCCGACCGCTGGACACGCCGGCTCGACGGGCTCCGGCACCACGCGGGCACGCACGATCTGGGTTTCATGCTGTATTGCGCCTACGGCACCGGCTTGCGCGCGGCGCGGGGCGCGGTGGACGAAAAGGAATACAAGGCCGTGCTGCTCGACGGGGCGCAGGCGCTCGCGTCCCGTTTTAATCCCGCCGTCGGCTCCCTCCGTTCGTGGGACCGCGAGATGTGGGCGTTTCCCGTCATCATCGACAACATGATGAACCTGGAATTCCTTTGCTGGGCGACCGCCGAGAGCGGCAATCCGCGCTACCGCGACATCGCCATCGCGCACGCGCACAAGACGCTCGCGAACCATTTCCGCGCCGACGGCAGCAGCTACCACCTCGTCACCTACAACCCCGTTTCGGGCGCGCCGGAGCTCAAGCGCACGTGGCAGGGCTACGGCTCCGAGTCCGCCTGGTCGCGCGGACAAGCCTGGGCGCTCTACGGCTACACCATGATGTGGCGCGAGACGCGCAACCCGCTCTATCTCGACCAGGCGAAACGCATCGCGGAGTTCATCGTGACGCACGCGCGCCTGCCGGAGGACAAGGTTCCTTATTGGGATTTCGACGCGCCCGGCATTCCGGACACCCCGCGCGATTCATCCGCCGCCGCCATCATGGCGTCGGCCTTCATCGAGCTGGCGGACCACGTGGAGCCGTTTTTTGCGCGCCGCTATGCCGAAACCGCGCGCCGCCAGCTCGTCTCGCTGTCGTCGCCCGCCTACCGCGCGAAACTGGGTGAAAACGGCGGCTTTCTATTGATGCACGGCACGGGCCACTATCCGCACGGCATCGAGGTGGACCGGCCGCTGAGCTACGGCGATTATTATTTCCTCGAGGCGCTGCTGCGTTATCGGGCGCGACTGGGGAAAACAAGGTAG
- the queA gene encoding tRNA preQ1(34) S-adenosylmethionine ribosyltransferase-isomerase QueA, whose product MPLPTELFDYELPPRLIAQTPAARRDASRLMVVDRASRKVVHTVFAELPAWLRAGDILFRNNAAVLPARLHARRPTGGAVECFLLRPDTVSDRGEAWWCLVRPGKRLPPGAVFSGGEGDFSATVLEKREDGTALVRFTTPRDASIIAVANRLGDIPLPPYISREGTEEERERDIERYQTVYADRASQVAVAAPTAGLHFTPELLARLAALGVGTADMTLHVGLGTFKPIGTETVEEHAIHREIYEMPEAAARRLVAPGGGRRIAVGTTSVRTIEDYLAKREREGAGAWQTGAGGGVQCAEAALFIYPPRRFLGVDALITNFHQPRSTLLCLVSAFLTPGSTDGIAWMRELYAEAIAREYRFFSYGDAMLVL is encoded by the coding sequence GTGCCGCTTCCCACCGAACTTTTCGATTACGAGCTTCCGCCGCGCCTGATCGCCCAGACGCCGGCCGCGCGCCGCGACGCGTCCCGCCTCATGGTGGTGGATCGCGCCAGCCGCAAGGTCGTCCACACCGTGTTCGCGGAACTGCCGGCCTGGCTGCGGGCGGGCGACATCTTGTTTCGCAACAACGCCGCGGTGCTGCCCGCGCGCCTCCATGCGCGGCGGCCCACGGGCGGCGCAGTGGAGTGCTTTTTGTTGCGGCCCGACACGGTTTCGGATCGCGGCGAGGCTTGGTGGTGCCTGGTGCGCCCGGGCAAACGGCTGCCGCCCGGCGCGGTGTTCTCCGGGGGCGAGGGGGATTTTTCCGCGACGGTGCTGGAGAAGCGCGAGGATGGGACGGCGCTGGTGCGCTTCACCACGCCGCGCGACGCGTCGATCATCGCGGTGGCCAACCGGCTCGGCGACATCCCGCTGCCGCCTTACATCAGCCGGGAGGGAACGGAGGAGGAGCGGGAGCGCGACATCGAGCGCTACCAGACGGTTTACGCGGACCGCGCGAGCCAGGTGGCCGTGGCCGCGCCGACCGCCGGCCTGCATTTCACGCCGGAGTTGCTCGCACGCCTGGCCGCGCTCGGGGTGGGCACGGCGGACATGACGCTGCATGTCGGCCTGGGCACGTTCAAGCCCATCGGCACGGAAACCGTCGAGGAACACGCGATCCATCGGGAAATTTACGAGATGCCGGAGGCGGCGGCGCGCAGGCTCGTCGCGCCCGGCGGCGGCAGGCGGATCGCCGTCGGCACCACCTCGGTGCGCACGATCGAGGATTATCTGGCAAAAAGGGAAAGGGAGGGCGCGGGTGCTTGGCAAACGGGGGCAGGTGGCGGCGTGCAGTGCGCGGAGGCGGCGCTGTTCATCTATCCGCCGCGGCGGTTTCTCGGCGTGGATGCGCTCATCACGAATTTTCACCAGCCGCGCTCGACCTTGCTTTGCCTGGTGTCGGCCTTTCTCACGCCCGGCTCGACGGACGGCATCGCCTGGATGCGCGAACTGTATGCCGAGGCGATCGCGCGCGAATACCGGTTTTTCAGCTACGGGGATGCGATGCTGGTCCTGTAG
- a CDS encoding sulfite exporter TauE/SafE family protein → MSLGDYIGVLLLGLLGGGHCVGMCGVFSVAISAGAPRPLVVVWRQLAYQAGKATAYVLLGVLLLAAGTLAGARDTLSHAQSILGWLAGAVMIAAGLAYALEVRGPAPLARWWRGSAACAALAVLWRSPSLAKSLLAGWVNGFLPCGLSWTALLYLASFGSPTGLVAGAYLFGLATMPGLLAAALLGQRIHAGARRWLVRASGVALVIFGVLTLVRGEPRVHAWFHEHLMPDAGVAGAPHEHHEHHGHQ, encoded by the coding sequence ATGAGTCTTGGCGATTACATCGGCGTGCTGCTGCTCGGGTTGCTGGGCGGCGGACATTGCGTCGGGATGTGCGGCGTGTTTTCGGTGGCCATTTCAGCCGGCGCGCCGCGTCCGCTGGTCGTCGTCTGGCGGCAACTCGCCTACCAGGCCGGCAAGGCCACCGCCTACGTGCTTCTCGGTGTGCTCCTGCTCGCCGCCGGCACGCTTGCCGGAGCGCGCGACACGCTCTCGCATGCCCAAAGCATCCTCGGCTGGCTCGCGGGCGCGGTGATGATCGCGGCCGGCCTCGCCTATGCGCTGGAAGTGCGCGGCCCCGCGCCGCTTGCCCGCTGGTGGCGCGGCAGCGCGGCGTGCGCGGCGCTCGCGGTGCTGTGGCGCTCGCCCTCGCTCGCCAAAAGCCTGCTCGCCGGATGGGTGAACGGGTTCCTCCCCTGCGGCCTGTCGTGGACCGCCCTGCTCTACCTGGCGAGTTTCGGATCGCCCACCGGACTCGTGGCCGGCGCGTATCTGTTCGGGCTTGCCACCATGCCGGGCCTGCTCGCGGCCGCATTGCTCGGGCAGCGAATCCATGCGGGCGCCAGGCGCTGGCTGGTGCGCGCGAGCGGCGTGGCGCTCGTGATTTTCGGCGTGCTTACGCTCGTCCGCGGCGAGCCGCGCGTCCACGCATGGTTCCACGAGCACTTGATGCCGGACGCCGGCGTTGCGGGCGCGCCGCACGAACACCACGAGCACCACGGACATCAATAA
- the ilvE gene encoding branched-chain-amino-acid transaminase, producing the protein MKIYLDGKFVDQADAKVSVFDHGLLYGDGVFEGIRLYQGNIFRLEEHLERLEYSAKAILLKMPWTRKEISDATCETCRQNNLADAYIRLVVTRGVGDLGLSPWLCPKPSIFIIADKIALYPEECYIKGLEIVTVPTRRLNPAAFSPAIKSLNYLNNILAKIEARQFGAREAIMLNDQGYVAECTGDNVFIVHKGEIITPSATQGALKGITRGAVFDIAKEIGVPIREDNLTRYDVWNANEVFLTGTAAETIPITKLDGREIGDGKPGPVFAKVLAAFHKRVLTEGTRI; encoded by the coding sequence ATGAAAATTTATCTCGACGGAAAGTTTGTTGACCAAGCCGATGCAAAGGTCTCCGTGTTCGACCACGGATTGCTTTATGGAGACGGGGTTTTTGAGGGCATCCGCCTTTATCAGGGCAACATCTTCCGCCTCGAGGAGCATCTGGAACGTCTCGAATATTCCGCCAAGGCCATTCTCCTGAAAATGCCCTGGACGCGGAAGGAAATCTCCGACGCCACCTGCGAAACCTGCCGCCAGAATAATCTGGCCGACGCCTACATCCGCCTCGTCGTGACCCGCGGTGTCGGCGACCTCGGTCTTTCGCCGTGGCTTTGCCCCAAGCCGTCGATCTTCATCATCGCCGACAAGATCGCGCTCTATCCGGAGGAGTGTTACATCAAAGGGCTCGAGATCGTCACGGTGCCGACGCGCCGCCTGAATCCGGCGGCGTTCAGTCCCGCGATCAAGTCGCTCAATTATCTCAACAACATCTTGGCCAAGATCGAGGCGCGGCAGTTCGGCGCGCGCGAAGCCATCATGCTCAACGACCAGGGCTATGTGGCCGAATGCACCGGCGACAATGTCTTCATCGTGCACAAGGGCGAGATCATCACGCCTTCCGCCACGCAAGGCGCGCTCAAGGGCATCACGCGCGGCGCGGTCTTCGACATCGCGAAGGAAATCGGCGTGCCGATCCGCGAGGACAACCTCACGCGCTACGACGTGTGGAACGCCAACGAGGTGTTCCTCACCGGCACCGCGGCCGAGACGATCCCGATCACCAAGCTCGACGGACGCGAAATCGGCGACGGCAAACCCGGCCCGGTGTTCGCGAAAGTGCTTGCCGCCTTCCACAAGCGCGTGCTGACCGAAGGCACGCGGATTTGA
- a CDS encoding TIGR00282 family metallophosphoesterase: MLKLLFIGDIVGKPGREIVIGKLAGLRAELGLDFVIANAENSAAGAGITGAIARTLLDAGVDAITLGDHVWDQKGWETEIIGLARVCRPANLPTACPGRDHIILEAKGFRLAVSTMLGRQFLGMKAECPFLGADALLARLGGQADGFFVEIHAEATSEKQALGWHLDGRALAVIGTHTHVPTADACVLPGGTAFMCDAGMTGPYASVLGREVQPVIGRFLDGMPRRFGVAEGDVRLSAALVEFDPETKRAARCELLTARK, translated from the coding sequence ATGCTGAAGCTGTTGTTTATCGGAGACATTGTCGGGAAGCCCGGCCGCGAAATCGTGATCGGGAAACTCGCCGGGTTGCGCGCGGAGCTGGGGCTGGATTTTGTCATCGCCAACGCGGAAAACTCCGCCGCCGGCGCGGGCATCACCGGCGCGATCGCACGGACGTTGCTCGATGCGGGAGTGGACGCCATCACGCTTGGCGACCATGTGTGGGACCAGAAGGGTTGGGAAACGGAAATCATCGGGCTGGCGCGCGTGTGCCGCCCGGCCAACCTGCCCACGGCGTGTCCGGGGCGCGACCACATCATTCTGGAGGCCAAAGGATTTCGCCTCGCGGTAAGCACGATGCTCGGACGGCAGTTTCTGGGCATGAAGGCCGAGTGCCCGTTTCTCGGCGCGGATGCCTTGCTGGCAAGATTGGGCGGACAGGCGGACGGTTTTTTTGTGGAAATCCACGCGGAGGCCACGTCGGAGAAGCAGGCGCTGGGCTGGCATCTCGACGGCCGCGCGCTCGCGGTCATCGGCACGCACACGCATGTGCCGACGGCGGACGCATGCGTGCTGCCCGGCGGCACGGCGTTCATGTGCGACGCCGGCATGACCGGTCCCTATGCCTCGGTGCTCGGCCGCGAGGTGCAGCCGGTCATCGGACGCTTCCTCGACGGGATGCCGCGGCGTTTCGGCGTGGCCGAGGGCGATGTGCGGCTCTCGGCGGCCTTGGTGGAATTTGATCCGGAAACGAAACGCGCGGCCCGTTGCGAATTGCTGACGGCGCGGAAATAA
- a CDS encoding adenosine kinase, which translates to MPNPPANPILDLVGVGAPIMDLVASVPDSFLSEAGGEKGGMVMIDATEMRRLVGKLPLPPAITNGGSAANTTYNAARLGLRTAFVGKLGNDALADDYRARFAAAAVGTGRFKRGLLPNACCLNLTTPDTQRTMRTCLGAHATLSPSEITPADFAGARHAHIEGFVVFNRDLADAIVNAARAAGCTISLDLASFEVVRGARDWLLPQLGRGIDVVFANEDEIRALFPDAQDAADYAAHARRLASFGGVAAVKLGRDGAWIARGKELHRIAPVSVADAIDSNGAGDAWAAGFLAGWLRGRPLPECGKLASLLGAETVRHMGPLIPAAHWPAIATKAAAHLPS; encoded by the coding sequence ATGCCCAATCCACCAGCAAATCCCATCCTCGACCTTGTCGGCGTCGGCGCGCCCATCATGGATCTCGTGGCCTCCGTGCCCGATTCGTTTTTGTCCGAGGCCGGCGGGGAAAAAGGCGGCATGGTCATGATTGACGCGACCGAGATGAGACGGCTCGTGGGCAAACTGCCCCTGCCGCCCGCCATCACCAACGGCGGCTCCGCCGCCAACACCACTTACAACGCCGCCCGCCTCGGCCTGCGCACCGCCTTCGTCGGCAAGCTCGGCAACGACGCCCTCGCCGACGACTACCGCGCCCGCTTCGCCGCCGCCGCCGTCGGCACCGGCCGTTTCAAGCGCGGCCTGCTCCCCAACGCCTGCTGCCTCAACCTCACCACGCCCGACACGCAGCGCACCATGCGCACCTGCCTCGGTGCGCACGCCACGCTTTCGCCCTCGGAAATCACGCCCGCCGATTTCGCCGGCGCCCGCCATGCGCACATCGAGGGCTTTGTCGTGTTCAACCGCGACCTCGCCGACGCCATCGTCAATGCCGCCCGCGCCGCCGGTTGCACGATCAGCCTCGATCTGGCCTCGTTCGAGGTCGTGCGCGGCGCGCGCGACTGGCTGCTCCCGCAACTCGGGCGGGGCATCGACGTCGTCTTTGCCAACGAAGACGAAATCCGCGCGCTTTTCCCCGACGCGCAGGACGCCGCCGACTACGCCGCGCACGCCCGGCGTCTCGCCTCCTTTGGCGGAGTCGCCGCCGTGAAACTCGGCCGCGACGGCGCGTGGATCGCGCGCGGAAAGGAGTTGCATCGCATCGCGCCCGTCTCCGTGGCCGACGCCATCGACTCGAACGGCGCCGGCGACGCATGGGCCGCCGGATTCCTGGCCGGCTGGCTGCGCGGACGCCCGTTGCCCGAGTGCGGCAAACTCGCCTCGCTGCTCGGTGCCGAGACCGTCCGCCACATGGGTCCGCTCATCCCCGCCGCACACTGGCCCGCCATCGCGACCAAAGCCGCCGCCCATCTCCCGTCCTAA